GTTAAGGTACACATACAGAGTCAATTAATAATACCCTATAATCAAAAAATATCGAAGACGGTAAATTTAATAACATATGATCTTTCGCTTCAGAAAATGGTGGACAGAGTGAATACATTTACCAAAATTGCATACAAAGATGAACCAACCATTATGGCATGGGAGCTCATGAACGAACCCCAGTGCAAAGCAGATCCAAGTGGAAAAACCCTGACGGCTTGGATTTCTGAAATGGCTACTTACGTAAAATCACTTGATTCAAAACATCTCCTAACTACCGGTCTTGAAGGCTTCTATGGTGACTCATCTCCTCAGAGAAAAGCTTCTTTAAATCCAGTTGCAGCAAACGTTCTTGGAACCGATTTCATCGCTAATCACTTATTTGACGCCATTGATTTCGCATCGATCCACTCTTACCCTGACTTATggtaatatataataaactcACATAACTCACACTGGATTTTTATACATTCGTGTAGACAAAATCCTCATGTTCTTTTGTTCCTTGTTTAACACATTACCTCATAAAACTCGTGTATTTTCCTCTTGTATAGTCCATAACGTGGGATAatcttagttttctttttagcaCCTTTAAAGCTTTTGATTTTATACCCGTAGACATAAGTATGCAATATAATTTGCATGTATTGCATAATATATGTCCACGATAAATTTGTTTTCTGTTTAGAAAAATGTTTAGTTTCCTGTCAGTTTTTAATCTTTGTCGGTTGTAGTGTTTAGAGTTTGTGATCCATCCTAATgaatgtttagtgtttagggtttatgattcaGCTTAATCCATCAAACTTGATACAATTTCTTTAACATCAATATTTCTACAAGAcaactttttgttttacaaGTTGATCTCCATTCtagtccttttttttttcttttttttttgcaggttccCAAACCTAAATGAGACATCTCGATTGGACTTCCTAGTAAAATGGCTTGAAGGCCACATGGAAGATGCACAAAACATTCTTAAAAAACCTCTAATCCTAGGAGAATTCGGGAAGCCATCAAATACACCAAACTATACTCTAGCTCAGCGAGATGCTGTCTTTAATGCAACGTTCAACACCATTTACGAGTCTGCGAAAAAAGACGGTCCAATCGCAGGTGCACTATTTTGGCACCTTATTAGCGGCGGCATGAAAAATTTTGAAGATCCCCTCTCCATTGTACTTAGTGACAAAACTTCGACGGTTAAAATTATTGGGCAGCAGTCACACAAGTTGGGTTTGATTGGTGGAAGAGGAAAACTAAGtcacaaaatcaaaatctagaTAGGGCCTTTTTGTAACAGTCTACACTGAAATTACGCCCaaatgatataataatttttaaaaatatttctcatATCTTTACATACTCTTACTCAAAAGTCATAACTATGCGAAAAGGAGATGTAACAACTAGCAAcatcaacattt
This portion of the Raphanus sativus cultivar WK10039 unplaced genomic scaffold, ASM80110v3 Scaffold0141, whole genome shotgun sequence genome encodes:
- the LOC108807568 gene encoding mannan endo-1,4-beta-mannosidase 3-like, encoding MKCLCLLAFLAIVITQSYNDLRAEAASSDGFVSRKGVQFILNGKPFYANGFNAYWLTYEATDPATRFKITYALQNATSHGLTVARTWGFRDGGYRALQTAPGSYDELTFQGLDFAIAEAKRLGIKLIITFVNNYSDFGGRKQYVDWAKSQGQAVNSEDDFYTNPTVKQFFKNHVKKMVDRVNTFTKIAYKDEPTIMAWELMNEPQCKADPSGKTLTAWISEMATYVKSLDSKHLLTTGLEGFYGDSSPQRKASLNPVAANVLGTDFIANHLFDAIDFASIHSYPDLWFPNLNETSRLDFLVKWLEGHMEDAQNILKKPLILGEFGKPSNTPNYTLAQRDAVFNATFNTIYESAKKDGPIAGALFWHLISGGMKNFEDPLSIVLSDKTSTVKIIGQQSHKLGLIGGRGKLSHKIKI